From Desmodus rotundus isolate HL8 chromosome 12, HLdesRot8A.1, whole genome shotgun sequence, one genomic window encodes:
- the CKLF gene encoding chemokine-like factor, protein MQTQKPEHRPFCFSVKGHVKMLRLALTVTSLTFFIISQAPEPYIVVAGFEVTVIFFFIILYILRLDRLIDCIFWPLLDIINSLVTAVFMMIVSVLALLPETTTFTLLGGVFGLLTVASSIADGVLIYRKLLFNPSGPYQKKAVHEKI, encoded by the exons ATGCAGACCCAGAAGCCGGAGCATCGCCCTTTCTGCTTTAGCgtgaaaggccatgtgaagatgcTGCGGCTG GCCCTCACCGTTACATCTCTGACCTTTTTTATCATCTCACAAGCACCGGAACCATACATCGTTGTCGCTGGATTTGAAGtcactgtgattttctttttcataattttatatatactcAGACTTGATCGATTAATAGACTGTATATTTTGGCCTTTGCTT GATATCATCAATTCCCTGGTGACGGCAGTGTTCATGATGATCGTATCGGTGTTGGCACTGTTACCAGAGACCACAACATTTACACTCCTCGGAGGG GTGTTTGGACTCCTGACAGTGGCGAGCAGCATTGCCGACGGGGTTCTCATTTACAGGAAGCTCCTATTTAATCCAAGTGGTCCCTACCAGAAAAAAGCTGTTCATGAAAAAATATaa